A section of the Parasteatoda tepidariorum isolate YZ-2023 chromosome 6, CAS_Ptep_4.0, whole genome shotgun sequence genome encodes:
- the LOC107449115 gene encoding replication protein A 70 kDa DNA-binding subunit — translation MAPQLTSGAIDRILQGEDVPNAVLQILGCKKIPGTGNDRYRLLISDGVIGCPFAMLGTQLNHMVTNKELEKFTVVRVDKCVCNQVQPDRKVIILLNLTVLCPSHEVNEKIGNPVNATAANAAQPAPSTGAAATNGSAKPSYAKEPQHNVSETSMVNGTAVHPISSLTPYQNKWTIKVRVTNKTPLRTYSNARGEGKLFSMNLLDESGEIKATAFNDAAGKYYDLIEVGKVYYLSKAQLKTADKRYSSLKNEYELTFNNDTTVMPCEESTSIPSLRFDFVPIAEIEQVEKDTNIDVIGVCKSCTDATTLISKQGKELVKREVKLVDRSNKEVSLTLWGSDAEKFDGTSNPVIAVKGARVSEFNGRTLSVSMSSSMQINPDIKEAHILKGWFEREGANMEVQSISGKGPSGSMGGDWKTFAQTASEQLGMGDKPDYYINKATIVMLRKENCLYMACPSQECNKKVVDMNNGVYRCEKCNREYSEFQWRLLLSLSVADFTENTWVTCFQESAEAILGVSAQELGSFKENDEEKFNEVLTEANFKSYVFKLRTKMETFNEESRLKTTVVTVSPIDPVSYTRKILSDIKKLEQEI, via the coding sequence ATGGCTCCCCAACTGACATCTGGAGCTATAGACAGAATATTGCAGGGAGAAGATGTGCCAAATGCTGTTCTACAAATACTTGGTTGCAAAAAAATCCCAGGAACTGGTAATGATCGTTATCGTTTACTTATTTCAGATGGAGTTATTGGGTGTCCATTTGCAATGCTCGGCACTCAACTGAACCACATGGTTACCAACAAAGAGTTAGAGAAATTTACGGTTGTTAGAGTTGATAAATGTGTGTGTAATCAGGTTCAACCTGATCGTAAAGTTATCATCTTATTAAATTTGACAGTATTGTGTCCCAGCCATGAAGTCAATGAAAAAATAGGAAATCCTGTAAATGCAACTGCTGCAAATGCAGCCCAACCAGCTCCTTCTACTGGAGCTGCTGCAACAAATGGGAGTGCTAAGCCATCTTATGCAAAGGAACCACAGCATAATGTGTCTGAAACTTCAATGGTTAATGGCACTGCTGTTCACCCAATTTCAAGTTTAACACcatatcaaaataaatggaCTATTAAAGTTCGAGTCACTAACAAAACACCCTTGCGTACTTATAGTAATGCACGTGGTGAAGGAAAACTGTTTTCTATGAATTTGCTCGATGAAAGTGGGGAAATTAAAGCAACTGCCTTCAATGATGCTGCTGGtaaatattatgatttgatTGAAGTTGGCAAAGTGTATTACTTATCTAAAGCTCAGCTAAAAACCGCTGATAAAAGGTACTCATCTCTCAAAAATGAATATGAGTTAACTTTTAACAATGACACTACAGTCATGCCTTGTGAAGAATCCACTTCCATTCCGTCACTTCGATTCGATTTTGTGCCCATCGCCGAGATCGAGCAAGTAGAAAAAGATACGAATATTGACGTGATTGGCGTTTGTAAAAGCTGCACAGATGCTACTACTCTTATTTCAAAGCAAGGAAAGGAATTGGTGAAAAGAGAGGTCAAGCTTGTTGATCGTAGTAATAAGGAGGTTAGTTTAACTTTGTGGGGAAGTGATGCTGAAAAGTTTGATGGAACCTCAAATCCTGTTATAGCAGTCAAAGGTGCTAGAGTATCAGAATTCAATGGCAGAACATTATCTGTAAGCATGAGTAGTTCTATGCAAATAAATCCAGATATAAAGGAAGCTCACATTTTAAAAGGCTGGTTTGAAAGAGAAGGAGCCAATATGGAGGTTCAGTCGATATCTGGTAAAGGACCATCGGGTAGTATGGGCGGAGATTGGAAAACATTTGCCCAAACTGCGAGTGAACAACTTGGCATGGGTGACAAACctgattattatataaataaagctaCCATAGTAATGTTGAGGAAggaaaattgtttatatatgGCTTGTCCTTCAcaagaatgtaataaaaaagttgttGATATGAATAATGGTGTCTACAGATGTGAAAAATGTAATCGAGAATACAGTGAGTTTCAATGGCGTCTCCTGTTGTCCTTGAGTGTTGcagattttactgaaaatacaTGGGTAACTTGTTTCCAAGAATCTGCAGAAGCTATTTTGGGTGTTTCAGCCCAAGAATTAGGATCATTCAaagaaaatgatgaagaaaaatttaatgaagttcTTACTGAGGCAAATTTCAAATCCTATGTCTTCAAGCTTCGCACTAAAATGGAGACATTCAATGAAGAAAGTCGTCTAAAAACAACTGTAGTGACTGTTTCACCAATTGATCCTGTAAGTTATACACGTAAAATATTATCGGATATAAAGAAGTTGGAGCAAGAGATTTAG